In the genome of Stomoxys calcitrans chromosome 4, idStoCalc2.1, whole genome shotgun sequence, the window GCGTCccacaaacacatggccccaaaattggttataaaattcgttttctgatctcaaatacctttcatttgagccacatattggcatggtcgacaaattttttccctttgggggtgttttgggaaaggggtgatgccctaaatacatggtccttcatttggatatcaaattcgtattctactcccaaatacctttatttgagtcccatattgcgatggtcagtaaaaaattgctgtttgtggggtattttgggaaagcggtAGATCCcctgaaaattggtcccgaaagtgggtatcaattcttgctctaccccccaagacctctcatttaagctcggtaaatattcccgatttaggggtgttttggggagtggggtggtcctcaAAATTCTATgcccgaaaatatatcagcaaggttctctattctcatatatttatatatcatttatttgaaccccgtattgccattggcctcaaaattgaatatcaaattcgttttctaatctcatttaaactccttattgcaaaagtcaccaaatatgtccggtttggggtattggccctaaaactatgaatatttagttccactctcttttagacccaaattgttttggtgagcaaatacgacctatttgggtggtgttatggtggtgggacgtcccctgaaCAGTTGGTCTACTCCCAGATacatagtctactcccaaatatctttaatttgagctccatatttccatagtcgcaaacatgaccggcttggggggtgttttagaggATGGGcgtccactcagtgagttgaccttcaaaatatatatcggattcttcTTGCACTCTAAAACccctctaatttgagcctcatgttgcaatagtcagcaaatacttcctatttgggtggagtTGTGTAGTTGGGgcgccccatagacacttttcccgaatattgatataaaattcgtgctttactcccaaaaacctttcatttgagccccatgttgctatggtcgtaaatttgtccacttagagggatgttttgggaagaggcggctccccaaacacttggtcccatatttggatttcagatttgaattctacactcaaataccttttatttaagacccatattcccatggtcagtaaataagtcctgtttggggggtgttttggggaagtggtggacccctagaaacgtggtcccccatttggatattagattcgtattctactcgcaaatacctttcatttgagttccatattgctatggtcggtaaatatgaccgatttaagggtgttttggggcttggtcccacatttggatatcatatacgttttcctttccttaatacctttcatttgagtcccatattgtcgtgattggtctaaatatatgtttggtaggttttagggtgcggcagtccccctaggtaccccatccgaaatttggatgccaaatttttatttttagggtactatttgagagcacacaaaattttgcttaaatcgcaccgcccatctccgtgatctggtgtttctgaaaattagggtaaaggggagggtccgatcacccttcagatatcaaaaaatgtagtaccctattttcaccacggaatcattatgcaccatctgtgaaaatttaaagaaaatcgtttcagccgtttttgagtctatacggaacgtacatacaaacaaacgcaaattcatttctatacccaccatttccgaccctataaagtatatatatattcttgatcaactgtTCTCGTTGTTTTGTATACGGTTGTGTTTTTTGGCCGCTCCTGATTGTTTTGCTGCAAAGTCAAGCTATACGTTCATACACATCACTATAGGCGCTTCAAACTATAATACAACCTTGGCTGTTTCATCGATGACGAAATTGGTCCTTATTGAAGAATAGTTCTAcgcaattttgcatttattttttcatcTTATTTGCAAAACTATTTCTAAATCACTGGAAGGCGCCCACATTTTTCACTAACACAAGGAGTAAAATACAAACAACAGCTGGACTGCTCTATCAAACCTATAACTGCCGGACAAATCGATAATCATCATACAGCTGGTAAAAGAAATAATCGTTATCGAAAAACACAGGGTGCACTGCAATACTAAATGAGCAGCAAGCGCACTCTTTTATCGACATCACCTGATCATAAAGAACATACACCAAAAAAATACGCGCCGTCCCTAAATATGAGTGTAAGCAGTCATCAAGACGTGTTTACATGGAGCAAACTATGCGAAGTCCTGGACGACAAATTGAAGGGTGTAGCAAAGAAAGAAGATCTGACGGATATCAAACATGAAATTGAAGAATTAAAACATGAGAATTCTAAATTAAAGGAAGACATAAAGAAATTAACAAACCGTCTAGAACTAGTTGACCAGAAATCGAGAACCACAAATATCATGGTGAGTGGACTATCCTGTAATAATATCCCGGCCGCAAAAAAGAAGCTCGCCGACATCTGTAAAGACGTGTTGAATGTAGATGTTACCGTCACATACACCAAAATGCTATCCTCTGGAAAATCTTTTGTGTTTACACTAGGTACCGCCAGCGAAGTCCAAAGGGTTTTAAATGCTAGAAGTAACCTTAAGGGacaagcaatttttattcagaAGGATTACACTGCAGCTGAACAGTCTATTAGATACAACCTCAGGCAAGTTAGCAAAGTAATATCTAAGCATAAAAAAGATGTAAAAGTACGGCTTGGTGAATTTTGTATCTACATCAACGATAAACGCTTTACTTGGTTCAATGGAAAGATACGTTCTTCCGCTACAAACGATGTAAAATTTCTAGAAGATATATTAGCTGAATGCGGTTTTAGTTGTGAGGTTGTTTGCAACGAAAACGTAGTATTAAATAAAAACGATAACAATCCTTATGTACAATAGCTAGCTGATTCGTGCCATATAATAGCTTATAACGTTTGTAACCTTGAAAAATCGCTAAATTTTGGAAACTTTATAACCTTTTTAAATAagtttgatattttctttttgtttgaaacCCATGTTGTTGCTAATAAACAAACTTATTTCTcatcattttttcaaaattattgtcTACACTGGGTTGAAGCAATTAAAATACATAAATCGGGTCGTGCTAGTGGAGGTTGCCTATTCGGTTACAAAagagaaatgaaaaagaaatacAAGCTAAACTTTACCGAATGCAATAGCCATACAATGCTATCTGTGAATATTGACGGAAATTTATTCCAACTTATCCCGACCTATCTGAATAGTACGAGCTGGAAGAACGATGCAGATAAGTTTGTATCATTTTTGAGCAGTCTAAATCCAACCAGCTTCTGTATTATGGGAGATCTAAATGCAAGAATAGGTGAACAACAAGTCCTGGACGAAAATATAATCAGGGACCAACCTCATATAAATGTAATTAGGTGCTCTAAAGATAAGAATATAAATACACAAGGGAGACGGCTTTTGAATATGATTGAGGACATAGGTGGTATTGTGGTAAATGGAAGGACTTTAGGTGATTTGGATGGAAAACTTAGTTTCTTTGGTGTAATGGGAAGCTCATTGATAGATTACTGCATTTGCTCATCTGATTTGTTGCAATATATTGAGAATTTTGCAATACTTGCTAAGCCGTTTTCAGACCACATGCCCATCTGTCTCCAGCTTAAAATCCCAAAGCATTCTAGCAATGTGACTAAACAGAATGATACTAGAAGACTTTATTGGAGCGATAGAAATATGACTCAATACGGGTTAAATCTGGGTAACACCCCAGTGAATGGATACTACCGTGCAGATATGTCTGTGGACGACATGATCTGCGGTATAACGCAAAAGATTAGACAGGCACatgtcaaaaacacaaacaggaaATTTTTTGAGCCTAAACAGCCGTGGTTTGATTGGACATGCTTCCGTTTGCGTTCAGTAATGCGCAGGAACCTTAAAGCGTTTAGGGCTCTCCATACTGATGTTAATAAGAAAAGATATTATTCATCGAGAACCAAGTTTCAAAGACTATGTAGTAGGAAGAAATTGGAATATTATAATGAGAACCTCAGAAGACTGGACAGAGTAACGAGTAGCAAGGATTGGTGGAACTTGTCGAATTCATTGAAGAATAGatcacaaaattcaaaaggaAATCTTAATGCTGATGATTACATGGTACATTTTAAGGCATTACTACTTAACCGAAAGGAATCCGAGAACATACACTGGTGTTTGCCTTATTACGTCGACCCATTCCTTGACTCTCCCTTTGAACTGTGTGAACTATTCTTTGTTATTAAAGGGCTTAGAAGAAATAAGTCTCCAGGGCTGGATGGAATCCCTTATGAGTTCTATAAATACGCTCCTCGCAATTTTCTAGAAGAAATATTGGCTGTCTTCAACACTATATTCCTTAATGAAAGGATTCCGTTATCTTTCAGAGAATCTACCTTGATACCGTTGTTTAAAAAAGGTGACGTTAACATTGCGGCTAATTATAGGGGACTTTCACTTCTAAACACTAACTGTAAGATCTTTAACTCTTTGCTTTTGAATCGGATATCTGCTTGGATAGAAAGAAATGACATTCTAAATGAGTTCCAGTCTGGGTTCAGAAAAGAGTACTCCACGCTTGACAATATATTCAATCTGGTTAACATTGTTAATTTGAATAATTTGAAGAACAAGGCTACCTACGCTTTCTTTGTAGatttctcatctgctttcgatcTGATCCCCAGAAACagcttattttataaattgtcaAGCTATGGACTCTCTACGAAGATTGTGCGGATATTGCAACTATTGTATGAAAATACTACGAGTAAAATCTGGGACGGAAATGCATTCTCAGATTACTTTTCGGTGGAAACaggagtgaagcagggttgTACACTCAGCCCAGTACTGTTTTCTTTATATGTTAATGACTTACCCGATTCTTTACCAGGAGGTGTGAACGTAGCAGATACTAACATTAAAGTTCTTTTGTATGCAGACGACATTGTCATTCTGTCTGAAACTGCAGAAGGGTTACAAGATATGATTAACGTTCTTGAGGAGTATTGTTTGACATGGAGCCTGAAGGTAAACCTTGCCAAATCTAAGATACTTATTTTCCGGAAGGGCACAAGAGTCGCTAGAAACTTGAATTGGCGGTTTGGGAATCAGAATATCGAAATTGTGAATAGTTACACTTACCTTGGTGTCGAATTAAGTTACAACTTATCTTTTAGAAAACATCTTCAGAACAAGCTCACTGCGTCTAAAATGGCGATAAATTCTACTTGGTCAAGATATATTAATCACCCAAAAATATCGAAGGctaataaacttaaaatttttgaatcgtGTTCAAAGTCTATAATGTGTTATGCCGCAGAAATTTGGGGATGTGTAAGATATGAGGACGTGGAGAAATTGTTTAGATTCtttattaagaaaatgttaTATCTGCCTAACAATACGCCTAACTACATGTTATATCTGGAAACTGGATTCAATTCACTTTTCTGTTCTACATTGAAGACACATTTTTGCTACATTGACAGAGTACTCCAACTAGACTGTCGACGATTACCACGTATTCTTGCGCTGAAGATCATAGAACTGAATATGTCTTGGGCAGAAGAATGGTCCAATATATGCCAATCTCTGCAATTTTCTTTGCACTACAACGCGACACATTTACCCTCGTACTGGAAAGAAGTTATAGAACTACTTAAATCAAAGGAGAGATTAGATTTTGAGGTTAGGGCAAAAGGCTCACAGTTCCATGACCTTTACCCACAGCTTGAATACACCAGGATACCGGAACTCACTGCGAACTTATCTTCACGTGCTACAAGTATCATTGTAAAGGCTAGAGGCGGGTTACTTAATTTAAATGCTAgatctttcagagacaataccGATGGCGTTTGCTCAATTTGTAACACAGACGAAACCGAGAACACCTTCCACTTTATCGGCTCGTGCCCAATATACACAAATCTCAGAATTATTTACTTTAATAAGCCCACACTTAATGTAAACGAAGTAATAAGCATATTGAATGGCACGAATTTTTTATCTCTatacaaatatttagaaaattgtattaaatatagaaactttatacaaaatgaatttaacttttaaaatagcactttctcttttttatagtcTCCAATATGTAAACAACTTTATATAACATAGATTAACATACTATAATCAGCCAACCTTTGGTAATATCAATGAATTATATGGCTAACAGCATTCTTGCTATGCCAGCTTTATAGATTTACAACAACACTGAATCTCAAACCTCTATCATTGTGtactcaaaaatctattaataaataataataaataataataataatatatattcttgatcagcgcaaatctaagacaatctagacatgtccgtctgtctgttgaaatcacgctacagtctttaaaaacagagttattgagctgaaactttgcacagagtctttttttatacataagcaggttaagttcgaagatggactatatcggactatatcctgatatagcccccatatagaccgatcggccgatttaggttctaaggcccataaaggccacatttattatccgattttgctgaaattcgggacagttgagttgcgttaggcccttcgacattattcatcaatttagcccagatcggtccagatttggatatagttgccatatagaccgatcctcagatttagggtcttaggcccataaaagccacatttattatccgattttgctgaaatttgagacagtgaattgtgttaggaccttcgacatccctcgtcaatttggcctaaatcggatccagatttggatatagctgccatgtagaccgatctctcaatttaaagtcttggccccaaaaaagtcgctatataatccgatttctctgaaatttgacacattgacttatgttaggctcttcgacatccattttgtatatggttcagatcggttaattttggatatagctactaaaaagaccaatattttgttatacacaattgaacaatggcttgtacttattagcatttggtccaaatcggaacatatttcgatataactgctatgggacataagatttgcaattttcaccggattttgatggaaggtgatttacatatatacccgaaaggtgatttacatatatatcctaagttcggcccggccgaatttaacgcctttttacttgctatgTTTACGATTCTTATAATTTTCGGTTTCCAGGGCTAATCACGAGTAATTATTACAATACTTTAAAATACCCCTTTATTTCTTTCACAGTATATttagtaaaaataaatttcaatttagaGCTAAAGAATGAGAAAAAGTTTTAGTGATATTTTAATCCTCTTAAGTTATTTCCGCGGTCATAAATTCGTATAACCATGTTAACGCCAGTCTAAATGCAAATGCACCAGACTCCGCCATAAGCTTATATAACTTAACAACGTATAATCCTACATTAAAATTGCTCTAAGGCTTAGATTGTCATAGTGACAAAGTGCAAAGTGAAAAAAGGTGCTAAAACGTTTCTTAGATAAGTGACGGGAATGGAAACTCTTCAAAGCCTATGGGAATATGTCCTCTCACACTTAATCCTACACTACTCCATTGCTATTCGCCAATGATCATTGTCCATTAAATAGCCAGACCTTCCATCTCTACTAAGAGTTTATATCaaagttaattaaaattttatgtctttATAAGCTAGATTCTAGGGGCCTAATAAACGTTTAAGGAATTCCTATAAAGTTAAGCAGCTTGATTTATGTACCTTTAacgattttattattttatgatACTGTCTTCACTTTAATAAATCTTttccattttatttgttttccaaaaagaatgttttttaattgaatgaattgCAAATATGTACTTGTATATACTTCTCCCAagaaagaaaagtttttaattattCTAATCCTTTGGAGTTTATCCATCTTTCTATTTGCTACTTC includes:
- the LOC131997232 gene encoding uncharacterized protein LOC131997232 — encoded protein: MSSKRTLLSTSPDHKEHTPKKYAPSLNMSVSSHQDVFTWSKLCEVLDDKLKGVAKKEDLTDIKHEIEELKHENSKLKEDIKKLTNRLELVDQKSRTTNIMVPPAKSKGF